A genomic segment from Nodularia sphaerocarpa UHCC 0038 encodes:
- a CDS encoding GH116 family glycosyl hydrolase encodes MTKPHSTVIPSCTWSRPIGLGWDKPYTVRYASNIDDGPWHGMPLGGFGAGCIGRSSRGDFNLWHIDGGEHTFQNIPACQFSVFESNGTSAQAYALATEPPENNSLAAWKWYPASTATQSTGTYHALYPRSWFVYENVFQAQLTCEQFSPIWAENYEESSYPVAVFNWNAHNPTNAPITLSIMLTWQNMVGWFTNALKSPEVRIRDDGSPVYEYQPRLGDSQDNYNCITENTECFSCFCSRVVDDQSVAEGDGSWCIATIKHPQVEVFYNTCWNPAGTGADVWETFAADGSLTNYQDATPALENTQIGTAIALRFTLQPGETLAIPFVLAWDFPVTEFAAGINYYRRYTDFFGRGGDHAWAIASTALTQYQSWYKNVENWQQPIIDREDLPDWFKMALFNELYDLTSGGTLWSAASELDPIGQFAVLECLDYRWYESLDVRLYGSFGLLVLFPELEKSVMRAFARAIPHSDNHQRVIGYYYTIGADTTTAVRKVAGATPHDLGAPNEHVWEKTNYTCYQDCNLWKDLGSDFVLQVYRDFLLTGADDVQFLADCWVGIVQTLNYLKTFDLDGDGIPENSGAPDQTFDDWRLQGVSAYCGGLWLAALEAAIAISDILLTNHRGAEDTEELGQRYRVWLAQSRTVYQEKLWNGQYFRLDSESGSDVVMADQLCGQFYARLLGLPDIVPSDRALSALQTVYDACFLKFCDGEFGAANGVRPDGSPENPNATHPLEVWTGINFGLAAFLVQMGMQDEALKLTAAVVQQIYHNGLQFRTPEAITASGTFRASTYLRAMAIWAIYLVIDSQKA; translated from the coding sequence ATGACAAAACCGCACTCCACCGTAATTCCCTCTTGCACTTGGAGCCGTCCCATTGGCTTAGGCTGGGACAAGCCCTATACTGTTCGCTATGCTAGTAATATTGATGATGGCCCTTGGCACGGAATGCCTTTAGGTGGCTTTGGTGCGGGTTGTATCGGTCGTTCTTCACGAGGAGACTTTAATCTGTGGCACATTGACGGTGGTGAACATACGTTTCAAAATATCCCCGCTTGTCAATTTAGTGTATTTGAATCCAATGGTACATCTGCTCAAGCTTATGCTTTGGCTACGGAACCGCCGGAAAATAATAGTCTCGCAGCTTGGAAATGGTATCCAGCATCTACGGCTACACAGTCAACAGGAACTTATCACGCTCTATATCCGCGTAGCTGGTTTGTCTACGAAAATGTGTTTCAAGCACAGTTAACTTGTGAGCAGTTTTCACCAATTTGGGCAGAAAATTATGAAGAATCTAGCTATCCGGTGGCGGTGTTTAACTGGAATGCTCATAACCCCACAAATGCACCCATTACGCTGAGTATTATGCTGACTTGGCAAAATATGGTGGGCTGGTTTACTAATGCGCTCAAGTCTCCAGAAGTGCGAATACGCGATGATGGTAGTCCGGTTTATGAATATCAGCCACGTTTAGGCGATAGTCAAGATAATTACAATTGTATCACAGAAAATACAGAATGCTTTAGTTGTTTTTGTAGCCGGGTTGTTGATGATCAGTCAGTAGCAGAAGGCGATGGTAGTTGGTGTATTGCGACTATCAAACATCCCCAAGTAGAAGTATTTTACAATACTTGCTGGAATCCTGCGGGTACTGGGGCAGATGTGTGGGAAACCTTTGCTGCTGATGGTTCTTTAACTAATTATCAAGATGCTACTCCTGCGTTAGAAAATACACAAATTGGGACTGCGATCGCCCTGCGTTTCACTCTCCAACCAGGGGAAACTTTAGCCATTCCTTTTGTCCTAGCTTGGGATTTTCCGGTAACAGAATTTGCAGCCGGAATTAATTATTACCGCAGATATACTGATTTTTTTGGGCGTGGTGGTGATCATGCTTGGGCGATCGCCTCAACTGCCCTCACACAATATCAAAGTTGGTATAAAAACGTAGAAAATTGGCAACAGCCGATTATTGATCGGGAAGATTTACCCGACTGGTTTAAAATGGCTCTATTCAATGAGCTATATGACCTAACTAGCGGTGGAACTCTCTGGAGTGCAGCCTCAGAACTTGACCCCATTGGACAATTTGCCGTCCTGGAGTGCTTAGATTATCGTTGGTACGAAAGTCTCGATGTGCGGTTATATGGTTCCTTTGGGCTATTAGTTTTGTTTCCCGAACTGGAAAAATCGGTGATGCGGGCTTTTGCCAGAGCCATTCCCCATAGTGATAATCACCAGCGTGTCATAGGCTATTATTATACCATCGGGGCAGATACCACCACCGCAGTTCGTAAAGTCGCAGGCGCAACACCCCACGATTTAGGCGCACCGAATGAACACGTTTGGGAAAAAACTAATTATACCTGTTACCAAGACTGCAATTTGTGGAAGGATTTAGGTAGCGATTTTGTCTTGCAAGTATACCGAGATTTTCTGCTAACTGGTGCTGATGATGTGCAGTTTTTGGCAGATTGTTGGGTGGGAATTGTGCAAACTCTCAACTATCTGAAAACCTTTGATTTAGATGGTGATGGGATTCCTGAGAATTCTGGCGCACCTGACCAAACTTTTGATGATTGGCGGTTACAGGGGGTGAGTGCTTATTGTGGGGGTTTGTGGTTGGCGGCTTTGGAGGCTGCGATCGCTATTAGTGATATTTTATTAACGAACCACAGAGGCGCAGAGGACACAGAGGAGTTAGGACAGAGGTATAGGGTTTGGTTGGCGCAGTCGCGTACTGTATATCAGGAAAAGCTCTGGAACGGTCAGTATTTCCGCTTAGATAGTGAGAGTGGTTCTGATGTGGTAATGGCGGATCAATTGTGTGGACAATTCTATGCGCGTTTATTGGGATTACCGGATATTGTACCAAGCGATCGCGCCTTATCTGCTTTACAAACTGTTTATGATGCTTGCTTTCTTAAATTCTGTGATGGTGAGTTTGGCGCAGCTAACGGTGTGCGTCCTGATGGTTCACCAGAAAACCCCAATGCTACCCATCCTTTGGAAGTCTGGACAGGAATTAACTTTGGACTCGCGGCTTTTCTCGTCCAAATGGGAATGCAGGATGAAGCTTTGAAATTAACCGCAGCTGTGGTACAGCAAATTTACCACAATGGCTTACAATTCCGCACACCTGAAGCGATTACCGCCTCTGGGACTTTCCGTGCAAGTACCTATCTGCGGGCGATGGCTATTTGGGCAATTTATCTCGTTATCGATTCTCAAAAAGCATAA
- a CDS encoding HetP family heterocyst commitment protein produces the protein MNQNIPGISSNFNKAVNPQQFDQIVEAILAGKYSWACVLMLRIVGYNPLHYIPYRTYNRLLKDNTQASRTQQKHNQNMQAAQPAMNHRSNTNASASCLSKIKDFAYLEVVGKQTNEIRGGGLDN, from the coding sequence ATGAATCAAAATATTCCTGGAATTAGTAGCAACTTTAATAAAGCAGTGAATCCTCAACAATTCGATCAAATAGTAGAAGCGATTCTTGCTGGTAAGTATTCCTGGGCTTGTGTTTTAATGCTACGCATAGTCGGTTACAATCCTTTACATTACATTCCCTATCGCACTTATAATCGATTACTAAAAGATAATACTCAAGCTAGCAGAACGCAGCAAAAGCATAATCAAAATATGCAAGCAGCCCAACCAGCGATGAATCACAGGTCTAATACCAATGCTTCAGCCAGTTGTTTGAGTAAAATTAAGGACTTTGCTTATCTTGAAGTGGTGGGAAAGCAAACCAATGAAATTCGTGGTGGTGGTTTAGATAATTAG
- a CDS encoding helix-turn-helix domain-containing protein: MSHSLSQSKTLENYNIQSFQEGKFLTSFQKKTLLKSLQTDLQPEYRRRIEIMLLADVGKSQSQICEIIGCSQEMARYWIGLAEAGLAHKWNERPIGRPKIVNDQYLDRLKELVSHSPRDYGYAFTYWTAQWLSKHLANEFNIQISDRHINRLLKQMGLSTKRKSSSPPETDQTKDAGITICDLQSNSEPNFHWSLNVIQTNK, from the coding sequence ATGTCACACTCTCTTAGTCAAAGCAAAACTTTAGAAAACTACAATATCCAAAGTTTTCAAGAAGGTAAGTTTTTAACATCTTTCCAAAAAAAGACTTTGCTGAAAAGTTTACAAACTGATTTACAGCCAGAATATCGGCGGCGGATTGAAATTATGTTATTAGCCGATGTGGGTAAATCTCAAAGCCAAATCTGTGAAATTATCGGTTGTTCTCAGGAAATGGCGCGCTATTGGATTGGGTTAGCGGAAGCGGGTTTAGCCCACAAATGGAATGAACGTCCTATCGGGAGACCGAAAATTGTTAATGATCAATATCTGGATCGATTGAAAGAGTTGGTGAGCCATAGTCCTCGTGATTATGGTTATGCTTTTACTTATTGGACAGCACAATGGTTAAGCAAACATTTAGCCAACGAATTTAATATCCAAATTAGCGATCGCCACATTAATCGCCTACTTAAACAAATGGGACTGTCCACCAAACGGAAAAGTTCCAGCCCTCCAGAAACTGACCAAACCAAGGATGCTGGAATTACAATTTGCGATTTGCAATCTAACTCCGAACCTAATTTTCATTGGTCATTAAATGTGATTCAGACCAATAAATAA